A part of Bubalus bubalis isolate 160015118507 breed Murrah chromosome 6, NDDB_SH_1, whole genome shotgun sequence genomic DNA contains:
- the LOC112585628 gene encoding guanylate-binding protein 6-like (The sequence of the model RefSeq protein was modified relative to this genomic sequence to represent the inferred CDS: added 103 bases not found in genome assembly), with the protein MASGSTIMDPICLVRNQNNQLTVNPRALKILKQISQPVVVVAIAGLYRTGKSYLMNRLAGRNHGFRLGSTVRSETKGIWMWCVPHPSKENHTLVLLDTEGLGDVEKGDSKNDSWIFALAVLLSSTFVYNSMSTINHQALEQLHYVTELTELIRTKSSPSSDEEEGSFEFLSFFPDFIWTVRDFTLELELDGFPITEDEYLQNALKLIPGKDPKIQNSNMTRECIRKFFPKRKCFVFDRPTNDRKLLLRVEELSDNQLDVNFQKQSKDFCSYIFTHAKPKTLREGITVTGGGLGTLVEAYVDAINSGGVPCLENAVITLAERENSAAVQKAADHYSEQMTQRLNLPTDTLQELLEVHSACEKEAIAIFMERSFKDDKRMFQKKLVDIMEKMKDSFMIQNEEASVKYYEAELKQLSESLMKSISGGTFFVPGGHSLYIEARNKFEQDYKLVPRKGVKANQVLQSFLQSQAGVEEAILQADQALADVHKAVA; encoded by the exons ATGGCATCTGGATCCACCATAATGGACCCCATCTGTCTGGTAAGAAACCAGAACAATCAGCTGACAGTCAATCCTAGAGCACTAAAGATTCTCAAGCAGATATCTCAGCCTGTGGTGGTGGTGGCCATCGCAGGGCTGTATAGGACCGGAAAATCCTACCTGATGAACCGCCTGGCAGGACGGAACCACG GTTTCCGTCTGGGCTCCACAGTGAGGTCTGAAACCAAGGGCATCTGGATGTGGTGTGTGCCCCACCCCTCCAAGGAGAACCACACCCTGGTCCTTCTGGACACTGAGGGTCTGGGTGATGTGGAGAAG GGGGATTCCAAGAATGACTCGTGGATCTTTGCCCTGGCCGTGCTCCTGAGCAGCACCTTTGTCTACAACAGCATGAGCACCATCAACCACCAGGCCCTGGAACAGCTGCA CTATGTGACTGAACTAACAGAGTTAATCAGAACCAAATCATCTCCCAGCTCTGATGAGGAAGAAGGCTCATTCGAGTTTCTGAGTTTCTTTCCAGACTTCATCTGGACTGTGCGGGATTTCACATTGGAACTGGAGTTAGATGGATTCCCCATCACTGAAGATGAGTACCTGCAGAATGCCTTGAAGTTGATTCCAG GCAAGGATCCCAAAATCCAAAATTCCAACATGACCAGAGAGTGCATCAGgaaattttttccaaaaagaaagtgCTTTGTCTTTGACCGGCCTACAAATGACAGAAAGCTATTACTCCGTGTTGAGGAACTATCAGATAACCAATTGGATGTGAATTTCCAGAAGCAGTCAAAAGATTTTTGCTCATATATCTTTACCCATGCAAAGCCCAAGACCCTAAGAGAAGGAATCACTGTCACTGGAGGAG GGTTGGGGACTCTGGTGGAGGCCTACGTAGATGCCATCAACAGTGGAGGAGTTCCCTGTTTGGAGAACGCAGTAATAACTCTGGCTGAGCGTGAGAACTCAGCAGCCGTGCAGAAGGCAGCTGATCACTACAGTGAGCAGATGACCCAGCGACTGAACCTTCCCACAGACACGCTTCAGGAGCTGCTGGAGGTGCATTCAGCCTGTGAGAAGGAAGCCATTGCCATCTTCATGGAGCGCTCCTTCAAGGATGACAAGCGGATGTTCCAGAAGAAGCTCGTG GACATCATGGAGAAAATGAAGGACAGTTTCATGATCCAGAATGAAGAGGCTTCTGTCAAATATTATGAGGCTGAGCTTAAACAGCTTTCAGAATCCTTGATGAAAAGTATTTCAGGAGGCACATTCTTTGTCCCTGGAGGACACAGTCTCTATATAGAAGCAAGGAACAAGTTTGAACAAGACTATAAACTGGTTCCCAGGAAAGGAGTTAAG